A region from the candidate division WOR-3 bacterium genome encodes:
- the nuoE gene encoding NADH-quinone oxidoreductase subunit NuoE, with the protein MAVELSPDDRERVEQIFKGHEKARSSVMSVLHTINENYNYLPQDILRCVATELDVPLSEVYNIATFYNSFSLVPKGRHTIAVCRGTACHVRGSARILDRLEQELGIIDGETTDDLRFTIRNVRCIGCCSIAPAVRIDRETYGNVRPNQISSILRKHK; encoded by the coding sequence ATGGCGGTGGAATTGAGTCCTGATGACCGAGAGCGTGTCGAGCAAATATTCAAGGGTCATGAAAAGGCTCGCAGCAGCGTTATGTCCGTATTGCACACGATCAACGAGAATTACAACTATTTACCACAGGACATATTACGATGTGTGGCTACTGAACTCGATGTGCCTCTGTCCGAAGTCTATAATATAGCTACTTTCTATAACAGCTTCAGTCTTGTACCAAAGGGACGTCATACGATAGCAGTATGTCGAGGCACGGCGTGCCATGTCCGTGGTTCAGCGCGAATCCTGGATCGGCTCGAGCAGGAACTTGGCATCATCGACGGAGAAACGACAGATGATCTGCGATTCACGATCAGGAACGTGCGGTGTATCGGTTGTTGTAGCATTGCACCCGCAGTACGCATAGACCGCGAAACCTACGGCAATGTTCGGCCCAACCAAATCTCCAGTATTTTGAGGAAACACAAATAA